In Deferribacter desulfuricans SSM1, the following are encoded in one genomic region:
- a CDS encoding gamma-glutamylcyclotransferase family protein: protein MYEYFFFYGTLRFGCPVSSIILKTAKYITTITLHGNLYLTEDKYPVFVPGSSGTVVGDIFEVPSNLITQLDDYEDINSQYSPYKRVKMIKNNITFWVYAANENFIKQLNKSKKIPSGDWIKFIKKHRHKLVEK, encoded by the coding sequence ATGTATGAATATTTTTTCTTTTACGGCACCCTCAGATTTGGGTGCCCCGTTTCATCAATTATTTTAAAGACTGCAAAATATATTACAACAATAACACTTCACGGTAATCTCTATTTAACAGAAGATAAATATCCTGTATTTGTACCAGGAAGTTCTGGCACTGTAGTAGGAGATATTTTTGAAGTTCCATCAAACTTAATAACTCAATTAGACGATTATGAAGACATTAACTCTCAATATTCACCTTACAAAAGGGTAAAAATGATAAAAAATAATATCACTTTTTGGGTATATGCAGCAAACGAAAATTTTATCAAACAGTTAAATAAATCTAAAAAGATACCTTCGGGAGATTGGATAAAATTTATAAAGAAACATCGTCATAAATTAGTGGAAAAATAA